In Planctomycetota bacterium, the DNA window GCATCAATCTGGAGGACATCGCCGCTCCCCGCTGCTTCGAGATCGAACGCGAATTGCAGGACCTGGGCATCCCGGTCTTCCACGACGATCAGCACGGCACGGCCATCGTGCTGCTGGCCGGCCTGATCAACGCGGCCAAGCTGGTCGGCAAGGAGCTGACCGATCTGTCCGTGGTGATCTCGGGCGCGGGCGCGGCGGGCACGGCGATCGCCCAGCTGCTGCGGTGCGTCAACCAGGACCCCGAGCTGTGCGTGCCGGTGCGGGATGTCGTCGTCTGCGACTCGCGGGGCGCCATCCACGCGGGCCGCGAGGGGCTGAGCCCCGAGAAGGCGGCGGTGCTGGCCTATACCAATCGCACCGGCCGGTCGGGCAGCGTGCACGAGGTGCTGGAGGGCGCCGACGTGTTCATCGGCGTCAGCGTGGGCGGCCTGCTCGACGCCGACGACGTGAAGCGGATGAACGTCGACCCGATCATCCTCGCCATGGCGAACCCCGAGCCGGAGATCCTGCCCGACGTTGCGAGGGCGGCCGGCGCGGCGATCGTGGGCACGGGCCGCAGCGACTTCCCCAACCAGGTCAACAACGTGCTGGCGTTCCCGGGGATCTTCCGCGGCGCGCTGGACGTTCGTGCGCCACGGATCACGGCAAAAATGAAGCTGGCGGCCGCGTTCGCGCTGGCCGACGCCGTGGGCGAGGCAACGCCCGAGCGAATCCTGCCGGACCCGCTGGATCGTTCGGTGCCGCCGCTGGTGGCCAGGGCCGTGGCCGAGGCGGCACGCTAGTAGTTCGGCGTCGGCGCCCGGAAGCTCGAGATGTCGATCGATCGGAAGTAGGCGATCGTCTTCTCGAGGCCTTCTCGCAGCGGCACGGTCGGCTCCCAGCCCAGCTTCGACTTGGCGAGCGTGATGTCGGGCTGCCGCTGCTTGGGGTCGTCGGTCACGGCCTCGCGGAACTCCAGCGTCGACGACGAGCCGGTGAGCTCCAGCACCTGCTCGGCCAGCTCGCGAATGGTGAACTCGCCCGGGTTGCCGATGTTCACCGGCCCGGGGAAGTCGTCGGGCCCGTGCATCATGCGGTAGATGCCCTCGACCAGGTCATCGATGTACTGGAACGAGCGGGTCTGCGAGCCGTCGCCGTAGATCGTGATGGGTTCGCCCTGGATCGCCTGGCGGATGAAGTTGGACACGACGCGGCCGTCGAGCGGGTGCATCCGCGGGCCGTAGGTGTTGAAGATCCGCACGACCTTGATCCGCACGCCGTTCATGCGGTGGTAGTCGAAGAAGAGCGTCTCGGCGGCCCGCTTGCCCTCGTCGTAGCAGGCGCGGGGGCCGATGGGGTTGACGGCCCCGCGGTAGCTCTCGGGCTGGGGATGCACCTCGGGGTCGCCGTAGACCTCGCTGGTGGAGGCCTGGAGGATGCGGGCCTTGCAGCGCTTGGCCATGCCCAGCATGTTGATGGCGCCCAGCACGCTGGTCTTCATGGTCTTGATGGGGTTGTACTGGTAGTGGCCCGGGGCGGCCGGGCAGGCGAGGTTGTAGATCTCGTCGACCTCGAGGAAGACCTCCCGCGTCACGTCGTGGCGGACGAGCTCGAAATTGTGCCGGTCGAGCAGGTGGTCGACGTTGGTCTTCTGGCTCGTGAAGAAGTTGTCGAGGCAGATGACGTCCTGGCCGGCGTCGACCAGCCGCTCGCACAGGTGCGAGCCGACGAAGCCGGCGCCGCCGGTCACCAGGATGCGTTTGGTCTGGCTCAAGCCGGTCCCCCACTCGTCTCGTGCCGCTTGCGCAGGTAGGCCGCGTAGCCCTGGAGTGCCTCGATCGGGTCGTGCCCGGGCTCCCAGCCCAGGCCGGCCTTCGTTTCGCTCATATCGGCCAGCGTGAAGCTCTGGTAGAACCGCGCGATGTCGGCGGGCATCTCGATGTACTCGGTCGGCAGCTCGCCCGACGCGATGCCGAGGCCCTCGCGGACGGCATCGACCACTTGATTGAACGTCGTGGCCCTGCCCGAGCCCAGGTTGTAGATGCCGGGCTTGGGCGTGGGGTTCTCGCCCAATCCCGCGGCGTGGAGGACGCAGTCCACGACGTCGTCTACGTAGACCTGGTCGCGGGCCTGCCCGCCGTCGGCGAAGATCGCGGGCCGCTCGCCCCGGAGCATCTGCTGCGCGAGCTTGTAGGCCATCGAGGCCATCTTGCCCTTGGCCGATTCGCCGGGACCGAACACGTTGAAGAAACGCAGGCCGACGATGTGCGCGTCGGGATGCTCGCGCTGCACGCGGCGGTGCTGGTTCTCCATCACCCACTTGCTGAATCCGTAGATATTGTCGGGCGTGCCGGCTGCGTCGAGCGGAAAGGGCCGGCTCGATGCGGCCTCGCCGGGGGTGCCGTAGGTTGCGGCGCTCGAGGCGTAGACGAGCCTCGAGCCCGACTCGACGCAGATGGCCAGCAACTCGTCCCAGCCGTCACCCGAGTTGGCATCGAGCATCTCGGCTTGGTCATCGATCGTCGTATCCGTGATCGCCGCCATGTGCAGCACCGTTGCCCGCTCGCTCGCGTCCAGCCGGAAGGCGGCTTCGTTCCAGCCCGCGGCGTGCACGTCGCAGCTCACCGCGCCCACATTCCGGCGCTCGTAGGCCTCGATGAGGTTGGCAAACGAACCAGCGCGGAAGTCGTCGAGGCACGCAACGCGAGCCCCCGGCGCCCGGCGTGCGATCTCCGCGCAGAGATTCGCGCCAACGAACCCTGCGCCACCGGTTACGACGTACAGATCCGCCATCACTCCAGCCTATGCCCTACTCGGGCTTGGGCGGGATGTGCAGCACCTGGCCCTCGCGGATCGCGTCGATCGAGCGGAGACCCAGCCGCCGTCGGTTGAACTCGTAGAGGAACCGGGCATGGCGGGTCGTGCCGTACTGGTCCTGGGAGATCTTCGAGAGCGAGTCTTTGGGCCGCACGCGGTACTCCACGTAGGCCACCGGCTCGGGGCGGGCGGCGGGTGCGGGCGGGAGCGGGTCGCCGGCCGCGTCGAGCACCCGGCCCTGGATGTTGCCGGGGTCGCGGGGCACCCGCCAGACCTGGCCGGCCTGCACGCGGTTGGGGTCCTTGAGCGGGTTGGCCCGGGCGATGGGCTCCCACAGGGCGCTGTTGCCGTAGTAGCGGCGGGCCAGATCGCCCAGCGTGCGGTCGCGCTCTGTCACCACGTGTTCGTCGAACTCTGGCGGCACGAGCCGGGGCTCGTCGGGCGGGGTATCGACGGCCGGAAGGTCGGCGGAGATCGGTGGCTCGGCGGTGAGCGTCGCAGGGGGTATCTCGGAGGCGACTGCCGGCTCGGGATCGGCCTCGGGCGGGGCCGAGGCCAGCACGACCGGCGATTCGCGGTGCGCGGGCCAGGCCCAGTAGGCGACGTTCCACAGCGCGGCCAGGGCGAGCAGGCCCACGGCCGCCCGGCGGGTCGTATTGGTGGAGCCCCCGGCCATCCTTCGGTTACATCGGCTGGGGAGCCCCCGGGCCTGCGGCGGAAGGACCGATGCCGGCCGCACCAGGGTCGTCGGCCGGCTTGGCCGTCGGGTCGGCCTTGCGGGACCACACGAGGGGCGCGGCGATGGCGATCGAGGAGTAGGTGCCCACGATCACGCCGATGAGCAGGGCGTAGGCGAACGGCCGCAGGCCCTCGCCGCCCAGCACGTACAGCGTGCCCACCGCGAAGAGCGTGGTGCCCGAGGTGATCACCGTGCGGCTGATGGTCTGGTTGATCGAGAGGTTGATGACCCGCTTGCCGGCGTAGGGCAGCTTGCCGCGGTTCTCGCGGATGCGGTCCATGATGATGATCGTGTCATTGAGCGAGTAGCCGATGATCGTCAGGATGGCGGCCACGGTGTTGAGGTCGATGCGGAAGGGCAGGATGTTGAGCGCCTGCGCGATGTCCTCGGTGACGGCGAACTCGTAGGCGACCTCGGCGGCCGCAATCAGCCCCAGCGCGATCAGCACGTCGTGCAGCAGCGTCAGGATGGCGGCGACCGAGTACCGCACCGAGCCGAAGCGGACCCAGATGTAGATCGTGATCAGCACGAAGCTGAGCACGACGGCGAAGGCCGCCTTGGCGCGGAAGCTGCCGGCGATGGCCGGGCTGAAGCTGTTGACGCTCGCGAGCGTCGTCGGCACGGCGAGGGCCTCGCGGACGATGGTCCACTCGGTCTGGCCGACGTCCTGCCACCAGCGGTCGCGGTCGGCGAAGTAGCTGACGCCCTGGTCGACGACGAGCACAACGGCGGCCTGCACGCTTCCGTCCGGGTGCCGCTCGAGCACGCGGATCTCCCGCTCGCGGCCGAGCGTCTCGGAGAACTGGCTCTGGCCGCGGAGCTGGTCGAGGCGTTCCTCGATGCCGGCGATGGTCTCGCCCGGCTCGAGGCCCGCGATGACGATGGCCGCACCGCCGATGTAGGCGCCCACGTCGTCGCGGTACTGCGGCTGGCGGATGTGGGCCCCGAGCGGCTCGGGGCCGGCGATGGGGAACACCGGGCCGGCGCGTGCGTTCTCCTCGTCCCGCTGGTCGAAGGCCAGCGGCGGGCGGACGTCCAGCACGTCGTCGAAGACCGGAACGATCGCCTCCTGCAGCAGCTCGGAGTTGGTCACGAGCGTCTTGATCTGGAAGGTATCGCTGGTGACGCCGTCGGCTTGCGGATCGAAGGGCAGCACGTCGGCCTGCTTGAGCAACTCCAGCGGGTCGCCCTCGGAAGCCGCCTCGCCCAGCCCCTGGACGCGATCGAGAACGTCCTTGCGGGTCATGGTGAAGGGCTCGTCGGTTTCGGGGTTGATGCC includes these proteins:
- a CDS encoding NADP-dependent malic enzyme, yielding MPDFNARSVELHERHRGKIETGVKVPLASADDLSIAYTPGVAEPCKRIAADPGRSFDLTCRGNTVAILTDGSAVLGLGNIGPEAAMPVMEGKAALFKEFAGVDAWPICVGTQDAAEIISLARLLAPTFGGINLEDIAAPRCFEIERELQDLGIPVFHDDQHGTAIVLLAGLINAAKLVGKELTDLSVVISGAGAAGTAIAQLLRCVNQDPELCVPVRDVVVCDSRGAIHAGREGLSPEKAAVLAYTNRTGRSGSVHEVLEGADVFIGVSVGGLLDADDVKRMNVDPIILAMANPEPEILPDVARAAGAAIVGTGRSDFPNQVNNVLAFPGIFRGALDVRAPRITAKMKLAAAFALADAVGEATPERILPDPLDRSVPPLVARAVAEAAR
- a CDS encoding UDP-glucuronic acid decarboxylase family protein; translated protein: MSQTKRILVTGGAGFVGSHLCERLVDAGQDVICLDNFFTSQKTNVDHLLDRHNFELVRHDVTREVFLEVDEIYNLACPAAPGHYQYNPIKTMKTSVLGAINMLGMAKRCKARILQASTSEVYGDPEVHPQPESYRGAVNPIGPRACYDEGKRAAETLFFDYHRMNGVRIKVVRIFNTYGPRMHPLDGRVVSNFIRQAIQGEPITIYGDGSQTRSFQYIDDLVEGIYRMMHGPDDFPGPVNIGNPGEFTIRELAEQVLELTGSSSTLEFREAVTDDPKQRQPDITLAKSKLGWEPTVPLREGLEKTIAYFRSIDISSFRAPTPNY
- a CDS encoding NAD-dependent epimerase/dehydratase family protein — protein: MADLYVVTGGAGFVGANLCAEIARRAPGARVACLDDFRAGSFANLIEAYERRNVGAVSCDVHAAGWNEAAFRLDASERATVLHMAAITDTTIDDQAEMLDANSGDGWDELLAICVESGSRLVYASSAATYGTPGEAASSRPFPLDAAGTPDNIYGFSKWVMENQHRRVQREHPDAHIVGLRFFNVFGPGESAKGKMASMAYKLAQQMLRGERPAIFADGGQARDQVYVDDVVDCVLHAAGLGENPTPKPGIYNLGSGRATTFNQVVDAVREGLGIASGELPTEYIEMPADIARFYQSFTLADMSETKAGLGWEPGHDPIEALQGYAAYLRKRHETSGGPA
- a CDS encoding LysM peptidoglycan-binding domain-containing protein, whose product is MAGGSTNTTRRAAVGLLALAALWNVAYWAWPAHRESPVVLASAPPEADPEPAVASEIPPATLTAEPPISADLPAVDTPPDEPRLVPPEFDEHVVTERDRTLGDLARRYYGNSALWEPIARANPLKDPNRVQAGQVWRVPRDPGNIQGRVLDAAGDPLPPAPAARPEPVAYVEYRVRPKDSLSKISQDQYGTTRHARFLYEFNRRRLGLRSIDAIREGQVLHIPPKPE